A part of Sinorhizobium chiapasense genomic DNA contains:
- a CDS encoding NAD(P)H-dependent flavin oxidoreductase: MSLPPILSGTTRLPVVGAPLFIVSHPRLTIAQCKAGVIGSFPALNARPQSQLDEWLAEITETLADHDARHPDRPAAPFAVNQIVHKSNARLEQDLMLCIKYKVPIVISSLGAVPEVNAAIHSYGGIVLHDVINNRHANSAIRKGADGLIAVAAGAGGHAGTLSPFALVQEIRAWFDGPLLLSGAIATGGAILAAEAMGADMAYIGSPFIATEEARASDAYKQMIVDSSAADIVYSNYFTGIHGNYLKPSITAAGMDPDRLPEADPSKMDFGSAAEGAKAWKDIWGCGQGIGAIREIAPVTQLVDRLEREYAAARKRLGLGAYRDVQASKEFSSSRN; the protein is encoded by the coding sequence ATGTCCTTGCCGCCAATCCTTTCCGGAACAACGAGACTGCCGGTGGTCGGCGCGCCGCTCTTCATCGTCTCGCACCCCCGGCTGACGATCGCGCAGTGCAAAGCCGGCGTCATCGGCTCCTTTCCCGCCCTCAATGCGCGTCCCCAATCGCAACTGGATGAATGGCTTGCGGAAATCACCGAAACGCTCGCAGACCACGATGCCAGGCATCCCGACCGGCCTGCGGCGCCGTTCGCGGTCAACCAGATCGTCCACAAGTCGAACGCCAGGCTCGAGCAGGACCTGATGCTCTGCATCAAATACAAGGTGCCGATCGTCATATCGTCGCTCGGCGCCGTCCCGGAAGTGAATGCCGCCATCCACTCCTACGGCGGCATCGTGCTTCACGACGTCATCAACAATCGGCACGCCAATTCCGCGATCCGCAAGGGCGCGGACGGCCTGATCGCGGTTGCCGCCGGGGCCGGCGGCCACGCTGGAACGCTCTCGCCGTTCGCGCTTGTCCAGGAAATCCGGGCGTGGTTCGACGGGCCGCTTCTGCTTTCGGGCGCGATCGCCACCGGCGGCGCCATCCTCGCGGCAGAGGCGATGGGCGCGGACATGGCCTATATCGGTTCCCCCTTCATCGCCACCGAAGAGGCGCGCGCCAGCGACGCCTACAAGCAGATGATCGTCGACAGCAGCGCCGCCGACATCGTCTATTCGAACTATTTCACCGGCATTCACGGCAACTACCTCAAGCCCTCGATCACCGCCGCCGGCATGGATCCGGACAGGCTACCGGAGGCGGACCCTTCCAAGATGGATTTCGGCAGCGCCGCGGAAGGGGCGAAAGCCTGGAAGGATATCTGGGGTTGCGGCCAAGGCATCGGTGCCATCCGCGAGATCGCCCCAGTGACGCAACTCGTCGACCGGCTGGAACGGGAATACGCCGCGGCGAGAAAGAGGCTCGGGCTCGGCGCCTATCGCGATGTTCAGGCCTCCAAGGAATTTTCAAGTTCTCGAAACTGA
- a CDS encoding biotin transporter BioY, with amino-acid sequence MSGLETAIRNALERSDRTNAEIRARIYQSARQALENGLKKQQIEDPDVITKQRHRLEAVIHAIETEERAALRARSAAAPVIAHGGAGERPAQSPAAAELSVSPRREPTAGGQSRAGQGESDLGALRAEREDSLASGRTIASPQSAAAGGKAASAAPDVGAADKRPRKRRRGRLLSFAMVVATLAAAAGAAVWWIQTNDLLKSPADTSVANPPATVESEDFDGAAGLQNLGAQEGFSGEWIEVFTPAEVAAIKPGARSTVEPLNDEGGERVRVTSAVAGKDGDLVFEIPADILAQLSGKSSTLALTVQAMPGKTAEFSVECDFSSLGACGRHRFTVHDERLDMLFKISFDRSVAPSDPGRLVLNSDVSGAGNSLNIFAIRVLPGQ; translated from the coding sequence GTGAGCGGACTCGAAACTGCGATCAGAAATGCACTGGAACGTTCGGACAGGACCAATGCGGAAATCCGTGCACGCATCTATCAGTCGGCCCGTCAGGCGCTCGAAAACGGACTGAAGAAGCAGCAAATCGAAGACCCCGATGTGATTACGAAGCAGCGCCACCGGCTCGAAGCGGTCATTCACGCGATCGAGACGGAAGAACGCGCGGCCCTGCGGGCGCGTTCCGCTGCAGCACCGGTCATCGCCCACGGCGGAGCAGGCGAGCGGCCGGCGCAAAGCCCGGCGGCCGCGGAACTTTCCGTTTCGCCCCGGCGCGAGCCGACTGCCGGTGGACAAAGCCGCGCGGGACAGGGCGAGAGCGACCTTGGTGCCCTGCGCGCCGAACGTGAGGACTCGTTGGCCTCGGGGCGGACTATCGCCTCACCGCAATCCGCCGCTGCGGGCGGCAAGGCCGCGTCAGCTGCGCCGGACGTCGGCGCCGCGGACAAGCGGCCGCGCAAGCGCCGGCGCGGGCGCCTGCTCTCCTTTGCCATGGTCGTGGCAACGCTCGCGGCGGCGGCCGGCGCCGCAGTGTGGTGGATCCAGACAAATGACCTGCTGAAGTCTCCGGCCGATACCAGCGTCGCCAATCCGCCTGCCACGGTGGAATCGGAAGATTTCGACGGCGCGGCAGGTCTTCAGAATCTCGGCGCACAGGAGGGCTTCTCGGGCGAGTGGATCGAGGTTTTCACGCCGGCGGAGGTCGCGGCGATCAAGCCGGGCGCGCGCTCCACCGTCGAGCCTTTGAACGACGAAGGCGGCGAGCGAGTGCGCGTGACCTCGGCAGTCGCCGGCAAGGATGGGGATCTCGTCTTCGAAATTCCCGCCGATATACTGGCGCAGCTCTCCGGCAAATCATCGACATTGGCGCTCACCGTCCAGGCGATGCCCGGCAAGACCGCGGAATTCTCCGTCGAATGCGACTTCTCCTCGCTCGGTGCCTGTGGCCGCCACCGGTTCACCGTGCATGACGAGCGGCTGGACATGCTTTTCAAGATCTCGTTCGATCGGAGTGTCGCGCCAAGCGATCCCGGCAGGCTCGTGCTCAACAGCGACGTCAGCGGGGCAGGCAACAGCCTGAATATTTTTGCGATTCGCGTGTTGCCGGGGCAGTAG
- the ppk2 gene encoding polyphosphate kinase 2 has protein sequence MAAEPAAAEAKQESRAVQLRIGGKSRVFDVDDPVLPKWIDDDAFSSDDYPYKKKLEEDAYEETLTKLQVELVKVQFWMQATGKRVMALFEGRDAAGKGGAIHATMAYMNPRSARVVALTKPTETERGQWYFQRYVATFPTAGEFVLFDRSWYNRAGVEPVMGFCTPEQYEHFLKQAPRFEKMIVHEDIQLFKFWLNIGREMQLKRFHDRRHDPLKVWKLSPMDIAALNKWDDYTEKRDRMLKETHTDHAPWTVIRGNDKRRARINLIRHMLKNLDYDGKDKAAIGEVDDKIVGSGPGFLK, from the coding sequence ATGGCAGCAGAACCAGCGGCGGCCGAGGCCAAACAGGAGAGCCGGGCGGTCCAATTGCGGATCGGCGGCAAGTCCCGCGTCTTCGACGTCGATGATCCGGTGTTGCCGAAGTGGATCGATGACGACGCCTTCTCGTCCGATGATTATCCCTACAAGAAGAAGCTGGAAGAAGACGCGTACGAAGAAACGCTGACGAAACTGCAGGTCGAACTCGTCAAGGTCCAGTTCTGGATGCAGGCGACCGGCAAGCGGGTGATGGCACTTTTCGAAGGTCGCGACGCGGCCGGCAAGGGCGGCGCCATCCACGCGACAATGGCCTATATGAACCCTCGTTCCGCCCGCGTCGTCGCGCTCACCAAACCCACCGAGACCGAGCGCGGTCAGTGGTATTTCCAGCGCTACGTGGCGACCTTTCCGACGGCGGGGGAATTCGTGCTCTTCGATCGCTCCTGGTACAACCGCGCCGGTGTGGAGCCGGTCATGGGTTTCTGCACACCCGAGCAGTACGAGCATTTTCTGAAGCAGGCCCCTCGCTTCGAGAAAATGATCGTTCACGAGGACATTCAGCTCTTCAAATTCTGGCTCAACATCGGTCGGGAGATGCAGTTGAAGCGTTTCCATGATCGCCGGCATGATCCCTTGAAGGTCTGGAAGCTGTCGCCGATGGATATCGCTGCGCTGAACAAATGGGACGACTACACCGAGAAGCGTGATCGGATGCTGAAGGAAACGCATACCGACCATGCCCCCTGGACCGTCATCCGCGGCAACGACAAGCGTCGCGCCCGGATCAATCTGATCCGCCACATGCTCAAGAATCTGGACTATGACGGCAAGGACAAGGCGGCCATCGGCGAGGTCGATGACAAGATCGTCGGCTCCGGGCCGGGATTTCTGAAATGA
- the phoR gene encoding phosphate regulon sensor histidine kinase PhoR, whose amino-acid sequence MSHEDVVLDDAKVFWRTLLPKLKAERWVLGLSILIAILATLAGIHILAVLPFWIVLAAALLNRSVPSVPPAPVSVAAVEKGGDPLVPALNALDMPVLVVAADETVLFQNIAAEKAFGTIPPNSDLSARVRSPGILDMVRETIATGKINQIEHTERLPSDAVYVVRVAPAEIGTDASSRRIFLLTYRDISQARRIDRMRSDFVANASHELRTPLASLRGFIETLQGPARNDPKAQEKFFGIMHEQVTRMSRLVDDLLSLSRLELKSHLAPEDMVDLAPLLGHVRDSLLPLATELDVAISLDVPDAPVFVRGDRDELIEVFENLIENACKYGQEGKKVEVRLTGGESEQAEVTVTDHGPGIPAEHVPRITERFYRVNVEASRSKKGTGLGLAIVKHILTRHRARLLVHSEVGKGTIFTVRF is encoded by the coding sequence TTGAGCCATGAGGATGTTGTGCTGGACGACGCAAAGGTGTTCTGGCGAACGCTGTTGCCGAAACTGAAGGCGGAACGGTGGGTTCTCGGCCTTTCGATCCTCATCGCCATTCTTGCCACGCTCGCCGGTATTCATATTCTTGCTGTGCTGCCGTTCTGGATCGTGCTTGCGGCGGCCCTCCTCAATCGCAGTGTGCCGTCCGTGCCGCCGGCGCCGGTCAGCGTCGCTGCCGTCGAGAAGGGAGGGGACCCGCTGGTTCCGGCGTTGAACGCGCTCGATATGCCCGTGCTCGTCGTCGCCGCGGATGAAACCGTGCTCTTTCAGAACATTGCCGCCGAAAAGGCCTTCGGCACGATTCCCCCGAACAGCGATCTTTCCGCGCGCGTCCGCTCCCCGGGCATTCTCGATATGGTCCGCGAGACAATTGCCACCGGCAAGATCAACCAGATCGAACACACCGAGAGACTGCCGTCGGATGCCGTCTATGTCGTGAGGGTGGCGCCCGCAGAGATTGGAACCGATGCTTCGAGCCGGCGTATCTTCCTGCTGACCTATCGCGACATCTCTCAGGCGCGCCGGATCGACCGGATGCGCTCGGATTTCGTCGCCAATGCCAGCCACGAGCTGCGCACGCCGCTCGCCTCTCTTCGCGGCTTCATCGAGACGCTGCAGGGGCCGGCGCGCAACGATCCGAAGGCGCAGGAGAAGTTTTTCGGCATCATGCACGAGCAGGTGACCCGCATGAGCCGGCTCGTCGACGATCTCCTGTCGCTCTCCAGGCTCGAACTGAAATCGCATCTTGCGCCGGAAGACATGGTCGATCTGGCGCCACTGCTCGGACACGTGCGCGACAGCCTGCTGCCGCTCGCGACCGAGCTCGACGTGGCGATATCGCTCGACGTTCCCGATGCACCGGTCTTCGTACGGGGCGATCGCGATGAATTGATCGAGGTTTTCGAGAACCTGATCGAGAATGCCTGCAAATACGGGCAGGAGGGCAAGAAGGTCGAGGTGCGTCTCACAGGCGGCGAGAGCGAGCAGGCCGAGGTGACCGTCACGGACCATGGCCCGGGCATTCCGGCCGAGCACGTACCGAGAATTACCGAACGTTTCTATCGGGTTAACGTGGAGGCGAGCCGTTCAAAAAAGGGAACCGGTCTCGGGCTTGCGATCGTCAAGCATATTCTGACGCGCCACCGTGCCCGCCTCCTTGTCCATTCGGAGGTCGGGAAAGGTACGATTTTCACGGTCCGCTTCTGA
- a CDS encoding substrate-binding domain-containing protein: protein MKALKLTVAALVASAAFAGVAAARDQIQVAGSSTVLPYAKIVAESFGEAFPDFKTPVVESGGSGAGLKEFCKGVGEDTIDIANSSRKIKDSEIEACKAAGVTEIQEVKIGYDGIVFATDAGNADLALKPEHLYKGLAAEVVVDGKLVANPYKKWSEIDASLPDAEIAAFIPGQKHGTREVFEEKILAEGCKESGAQDVIKAAVSDAKEQLAKCVAVRKDGMAVDIDGDYTETLARIASNKAGIGVFGLSFYENNADKLKVASVNGIVPSTETIASGEYPVSRPLFFYVKKAHMGVVPGLKEYVEFFIDDQMIGPDSPLAEYGLVSAPDAEREEIRKAFEAGNML, encoded by the coding sequence ATGAAAGCTCTTAAACTCACTGTAGCGGCGCTGGTCGCATCCGCCGCGTTCGCGGGCGTCGCAGCAGCTCGCGACCAGATCCAGGTCGCCGGCTCCTCGACCGTTCTTCCCTACGCAAAGATCGTCGCCGAAAGCTTCGGCGAAGCCTTCCCGGACTTCAAGACTCCGGTCGTCGAATCCGGCGGCTCTGGCGCAGGCCTGAAGGAATTCTGCAAGGGCGTCGGCGAAGACACGATCGACATCGCCAACTCCTCGCGCAAGATCAAGGACAGCGAAATCGAGGCCTGCAAGGCAGCTGGCGTAACCGAAATCCAGGAAGTCAAGATCGGTTATGACGGCATCGTCTTCGCAACCGACGCCGGCAACGCCGACCTCGCCCTGAAGCCGGAACACCTCTACAAGGGTCTGGCCGCTGAAGTCGTCGTCGACGGCAAGCTCGTCGCCAACCCCTACAAGAAGTGGTCGGAAATCGACGCTTCGCTTCCGGACGCCGAAATCGCCGCCTTCATCCCGGGCCAGAAGCACGGCACGCGCGAAGTCTTCGAAGAGAAGATCCTCGCTGAAGGCTGCAAGGAATCGGGCGCCCAGGACGTCATCAAGGCTGCTGTCAGCGATGCCAAGGAACAGCTCGCCAAGTGCGTCGCCGTCCGTAAGGATGGCATGGCTGTCGACATCGACGGCGATTACACCGAAACGCTCGCCCGCATCGCTTCCAACAAGGCCGGTATCGGCGTATTCGGCCTGTCGTTCTACGAAAACAATGCCGACAAGCTGAAGGTTGCGAGCGTCAACGGCATCGTTCCCTCGACCGAAACGATCGCTTCGGGCGAATACCCGGTTTCCCGCCCGCTGTTCTTCTACGTGAAGAAGGCGCACATGGGTGTGGTCCCGGGTCTCAAGGAATATGTCGAATTCTTCATCGACGACCAGATGATCGGCCCCGACAGCCCGCTCGCTGAGTACGGCCTCGTTTCCGCTCCGGACGCCGAGCGCGAAGAAATTCGCAAGGCCTTCGAAGCTGGCAACATGCTCTGA
- the pstC gene encoding phosphate ABC transporter permease subunit PstC: protein MSTSLLLFLIVLIGFIAYFAGRARSLAHSGGKLANLHSLPGYHGSYVAIWAMLPAVLVLAAWLIASPIYVDASVRSALPDAVQSQGEATTQLALGQVKSVALGLSRLSPAEIAAVENGSTNLREALAAKGVPLAGEGEPYMIEAAQQFNAMRYNSRWLMTAVVLLIAVAGALYAIRNVSTRFRARNQVERVMLGALVVASSIAILTTIGIVGSMLSEAGRFFSMISPVEFFFGTVWDPRFAAAGNSGASGQFGLLPLLAGTLYIAFVAMLFAVPIGLFAAIYMAEYASPRLRSTAKPLLEVLAGIPTIVYGFFALVTVGPFLRDISAQLSGLLTGSYQSFIQAQSVITAGIVMGIMLIPFVSSLSDDIITQVPRALRDGSLGLGATRSETVKKVILPAALPGIVGALLLTASRAVGETMIVVLAAGVAARMQLSPFEPMTTVTVKIVHQLTGDLEFTSPQTLVAFALGITLFVITLCLNIYALYIVRKYREQYE from the coding sequence ATGAGTACTTCGCTCCTCCTTTTCTTGATTGTTTTGATTGGTTTCATTGCTTATTTTGCCGGTCGTGCGCGCTCGCTCGCGCACTCAGGCGGCAAGCTCGCGAACCTGCATTCCCTGCCTGGCTACCACGGCAGCTACGTCGCCATATGGGCCATGCTGCCAGCCGTACTCGTGCTGGCCGCCTGGCTGATTGCCTCGCCGATCTACGTCGATGCAAGCGTGCGCTCGGCTCTTCCTGATGCGGTGCAGAGCCAGGGTGAGGCGACCACCCAGCTCGCGCTCGGCCAGGTCAAGTCCGTTGCCTTGGGCCTCAGTCGTTTGAGCCCCGCTGAAATTGCGGCGGTTGAGAATGGTAGTACCAACCTTCGTGAGGCGCTCGCGGCCAAAGGCGTGCCGCTTGCCGGCGAAGGCGAGCCGTACATGATCGAGGCGGCACAGCAGTTCAACGCGATGCGTTATAACAGCCGTTGGCTGATGACCGCGGTCGTGCTTCTGATTGCGGTTGCAGGTGCTCTCTACGCGATCCGCAATGTCTCGACGCGTTTTCGTGCCCGCAACCAGGTGGAGCGGGTCATGCTGGGCGCACTTGTCGTCGCCTCGTCCATCGCCATCCTGACGACGATCGGCATTGTCGGTTCGATGCTGTCGGAGGCTGGCCGGTTCTTCAGCATGATATCGCCCGTAGAATTTTTCTTCGGTACCGTCTGGGATCCCCGTTTCGCCGCCGCCGGCAATTCAGGCGCCTCCGGCCAGTTCGGCCTGCTGCCGCTGCTCGCCGGCACGCTCTACATCGCCTTCGTCGCCATGCTTTTTGCCGTGCCGATCGGCCTCTTCGCCGCGATCTACATGGCCGAGTACGCCAGCCCACGGCTGCGTTCGACGGCCAAGCCGCTCCTCGAAGTGCTCGCCGGCATCCCGACGATCGTCTACGGCTTCTTTGCGCTCGTGACGGTCGGTCCGTTCCTGCGCGATATCTCGGCGCAATTGAGCGGTCTGCTGACTGGCAGCTACCAGAGCTTCATTCAGGCGCAGAGTGTCATCACGGCCGGGATCGTCATGGGCATCATGCTCATTCCGTTCGTCTCCTCGTTGTCCGACGACATCATCACCCAGGTGCCGCGGGCGTTGCGCGATGGCTCTCTCGGTCTTGGTGCCACGCGCTCGGAGACGGTGAAGAAGGTCATCCTGCCGGCCGCACTGCCCGGCATCGTCGGCGCGTTGCTGCTGACGGCTTCGCGAGCGGTCGGTGAAACCATGATCGTCGTGCTTGCCGCCGGTGTCGCGGCGCGCATGCAATTGAGCCCCTTCGAGCCGATGACGACCGTTACGGTCAAGATCGTCCATCAGTTGACGGGCGACCTGGAGTTCACGTCGCCGCAGACGCTGGTCGCCTTCGCGCTCGGCATCACGCTGTTCGTCATCACGCTCTGCCTCAACATCTACGCGCTCTACATCGTGCGCAAATATCGGGAACAGTACGAATGA
- the pstA gene encoding phosphate ABC transporter permease PstA: MTELASPTVKVSTRPAETRRDIGIKRRYAAERRFRAYGITAITLGLLFLAILISTVVSNGYTAFLQTTITLPIEFSEKVIDPKNERATDPKVLMTANYPLLVRDALVKQLGLDPTKRPLLKQATDMISPSVRTQLRNMVVADPSLIGKTVPVTMLAEANIDSAFKGQIDLSVDEGRRRVKDQQVAWMSQLADAGVLKKSFNTGIFTFGASSRPEAAGVGVALVGSLYMMLIVLVLALPIGVAASIYLEEFAPKNRLTDLIEVNINNLAAVPSIVYGLLGLAVFINFAGMPRSAALVGGFVLTLMTLPTIIIATRAALKAVPPSIRSAALGLGASRMQTIFHHVLPLAMPGILTGTIIGLAHALGETAPLLLIGMVAFVVDFPGSPLEPSTALPVQIYMWANEPERAFVERTSGAIIILLIFLVFMNLGAILLRRRFERRW; this comes from the coding sequence ATGACCGAACTTGCCTCCCCCACGGTAAAGGTCTCCACCCGTCCTGCCGAAACCCGCCGCGATATTGGTATCAAGCGCCGTTATGCGGCAGAGCGGCGCTTCCGCGCCTACGGCATCACCGCCATCACCCTTGGTCTGCTGTTTCTGGCGATCCTCATCTCGACGGTGGTCTCCAACGGTTACACCGCCTTCCTGCAGACGACGATCACGCTGCCGATCGAGTTCTCCGAGAAGGTGATCGATCCGAAGAACGAGCGCGCCACCGATCCCAAGGTCTTGATGACCGCAAACTATCCTTTGCTCGTTCGCGATGCTCTCGTGAAGCAGCTCGGCCTCGACCCGACGAAGCGGCCCCTGCTCAAGCAGGCGACGGATATGATCTCCCCCAGCGTGCGCACGCAGCTGCGCAACATGGTGGTTGCCGACCCGTCGCTGATCGGCAAGACCGTCCCGGTCACAATGCTTGCCGAGGCTAATATCGACTCCGCCTTCAAGGGTCAGATCGACCTGTCGGTGGATGAGGGCAGGCGCAGGGTCAAGGACCAGCAGGTCGCCTGGATGAGCCAGCTTGCCGATGCCGGCGTGCTCAAAAAGAGCTTCAACACCGGCATCTTCACGTTCGGTGCGTCGAGCCGCCCGGAAGCGGCGGGCGTCGGTGTCGCACTCGTCGGATCGCTCTACATGATGCTGATCGTGCTGGTCCTGGCGCTGCCGATCGGGGTCGCCGCCTCGATCTATCTCGAGGAGTTCGCGCCGAAGAACCGCCTCACCGATCTGATCGAAGTCAACATCAACAATCTCGCGGCCGTACCGTCGATCGTTTACGGTCTTCTCGGCCTTGCCGTCTTCATCAACTTCGCCGGCATGCCGCGTTCGGCGGCCCTCGTGGGCGGTTTCGTGCTGACGCTGATGACGCTGCCGACGATCATCATCGCCACGCGTGCGGCACTCAAGGCCGTGCCGCCTTCGATCCGTTCCGCGGCACTCGGTCTCGGTGCGTCGAGGATGCAGACGATCTTCCACCATGTGCTGCCGCTCGCCATGCCGGGCATTCTGACCGGCACGATTATCGGCCTTGCGCATGCACTTGGCGAAACGGCGCCGCTGCTCTTGATCGGCATGGTGGCCTTCGTCGTCGATTTTCCTGGATCGCCGCTGGAACCCTCCACGGCACTGCCGGTGCAGATCTACATGTGGGCAAATGAGCCGGAACGCGCCTTCGTGGAGCGGACGTCTGGAGCGATCATCATTCTCCTGATCTTCCTCGTCTTCATGAACCTGGGCGCAATTCTCTTGCGGCGTCGCTTTGAGCGCCGCTGGTAG
- the pstB gene encoding phosphate ABC transporter ATP-binding protein PstB → MNMMSEAAVEKALDLKMNTVPYKMIGKDVSVYYGEKRALFDVNLNIRENTVTALIGPSGCGKSTFLRTLNRMNDTIEHCRVTGKITLDEDDIYDPSIDVVELRARVGMVFQKPNPFPKSIYDNVAYGPRIHGLARTKADFDEIVETSLQKAGLFNEVKDRLQEPGTGLSGGQQQRLCIARAVAVSPEVILMDEPCSALDPIATAKVEELIHELRANFTIVIVTHSMQQAARVSQRTAMFHLGNLVEENDTDKMFTNPDDQRTQDYIMGRFG, encoded by the coding sequence ATGAACATGATGTCGGAAGCTGCAGTGGAAAAAGCTCTGGATCTGAAAATGAATACGGTGCCCTACAAGATGATCGGCAAGGATGTGTCGGTCTACTACGGCGAGAAGCGCGCGCTCTTCGACGTCAATCTCAATATCCGTGAAAACACCGTCACAGCCTTGATCGGTCCGTCGGGCTGCGGCAAGTCGACGTTCCTGCGCACCTTGAACCGCATGAACGATACGATCGAGCACTGCCGGGTTACCGGCAAGATTACGCTGGACGAGGACGACATTTACGATCCGTCGATCGACGTCGTGGAACTGCGCGCGCGCGTCGGCATGGTTTTCCAGAAGCCGAACCCGTTCCCGAAATCGATCTACGACAACGTCGCCTATGGCCCTCGCATTCACGGCCTCGCCCGCACGAAAGCGGATTTCGACGAAATCGTCGAAACGAGCCTGCAGAAGGCCGGCCTTTTCAACGAGGTCAAGGATCGCCTGCAAGAGCCGGGCACCGGCCTTTCCGGCGGCCAGCAGCAGCGCCTATGCATTGCGCGTGCCGTTGCGGTCAGCCCCGAAGTGATCCTGATGGACGAGCCCTGTTCGGCGCTCGATCCGATCGCCACCGCGAAGGTCGAGGAACTCATCCACGAACTGCGCGCCAACTTCACGATCGTTATCGTGACCCATTCGATGCAGCAGGCCGCGCGCGTTTCGCAGCGCACCGCCATGTTCCATCTCGGCAATCTCGTCGAGGAGAACGATACGGACAAGATGTTCACCAATCCCGATGACCAGCGCACGCAGGACTACATCATGGGTCGGTTCGGTTAA
- the phoU gene encoding phosphate signaling complex protein PhoU codes for MSSTHIMSAFDDELKYLTRRVSEMGGQAEQMVADSVRALVNSDLALAQKVISDDAILDDAERQIGEKAIVTIAKRQPVASDLREIMGSIRIAADLERVGDLGKNTAKRVIAVAGSGIPRKLARGLEHLAELALVQLKEVLDVYASRSPEKANRIRERDEEIDAIYTSLFRELLTYMMEDPRNITPCTHLLFCAKNIERIGDHATNIAETIYYMATGAQPQGERPKDDNTSTLGSVTD; via the coding sequence ATGTCATCCACACACATCATGTCGGCATTTGACGACGAGCTTAAATATCTGACGCGCCGCGTCTCGGAAATGGGTGGGCAGGCCGAACAGATGGTGGCGGATTCCGTCCGGGCGCTGGTGAATTCCGACCTGGCGCTGGCGCAGAAGGTGATTTCCGACGACGCGATCCTCGACGACGCCGAGCGACAAATCGGTGAGAAGGCGATCGTAACCATCGCCAAGCGCCAGCCGGTCGCATCCGACCTGCGCGAGATCATGGGGTCCATTCGAATTGCGGCGGACCTGGAGCGCGTTGGCGACCTCGGCAAGAACACCGCCAAGCGCGTGATCGCGGTCGCCGGATCCGGCATCCCGCGCAAGCTCGCGCGTGGCCTGGAGCATCTGGCGGAGCTGGCCCTGGTCCAGCTCAAGGAGGTGCTCGACGTCTACGCCTCTCGCTCGCCGGAAAAGGCGAACCGCATCCGCGAGCGCGATGAAGAGATCGACGCGATCTATACGTCGCTTTTCCGCGAACTGCTGACCTATATGATGGAAGATCCGCGCAACATCACCCCGTGCACGCATCTGCTCTTCTGCGCCAAGAACATCGAGCGTATCGGCGACCACGCGACCAACATTGCCGAAACGATCTATTACATGGCGACGGGCGCCCAGCCGCAGGGTGAGCGGCCGAAGGACGATAATACGTCGACGCTGGGCTCAGTAACGGACTAG
- the phoB gene encoding phosphate regulon transcriptional regulator PhoB, translating to MLPKIAVVEDEEALSVLLRYNLEAEGFDVDTILRGDEAEIRLQERLPDLLILDWMLPGVSGIELCRRLRQRPETERLPIIMLTARGEESERVRGLATGADDYVVKPFSTPELMARVKAMLRRAKPEVLSTVLRCGDIELDRETHRVHRRSREVRLGPTEFRLLEFLMSSPGRVFSRSQLLDGVWGHDIYVDERTVDVHVGRLRKALNFSNMPDVIRTVRGAGYSLES from the coding sequence ATGTTGCCGAAGATAGCTGTTGTCGAGGACGAGGAGGCGCTGAGCGTCCTCCTGCGCTACAATCTCGAGGCCGAAGGTTTCGACGTCGATACGATCTTGCGCGGAGATGAAGCTGAAATCCGCCTTCAGGAGCGGCTGCCCGATCTCCTGATCCTCGACTGGATGCTGCCCGGCGTCTCCGGCATCGAACTTTGCCGCCGACTGCGGCAGCGGCCGGAAACGGAGCGCCTGCCGATCATCATGCTGACCGCGCGTGGCGAGGAAAGCGAGCGGGTTCGTGGTCTCGCTACCGGCGCGGACGACTATGTCGTCAAGCCGTTTTCGACACCGGAACTGATGGCGAGGGTGAAGGCGATGCTCAGGCGTGCCAAGCCCGAGGTGCTTTCGACGGTGTTGCGTTGCGGCGACATCGAGCTCGATCGCGAGACGCACCGCGTCCACAGACGCAGCCGCGAAGTCCGGCTCGGACCGACGGAGTTCCGGCTCCTGGAGTTCCTGATGTCCTCGCCAGGGCGCGTCTTCTCGCGTTCGCAGCTGCTCGACGGCGTCTGGGGACATGACATCTATGTCGACGAGCGCACCGTGGATGTGCATGTCGGCCGTCTGCGCAAGGCGCTGAATTTCTCGAACATGCCCGATGTCATTCGCACCGTGCGCGGCGCCGGCTATTCGCTTGAAAGCTGA